The stretch of DNA ACGTCCGATCAGCTGCTGGTGGTCATCGACCCGGTCGCCCGGAGGACGGACGGGGAGTCCGTACGAATCGCGAAAGACGTGCTCAGCGCGGGTGCATCCGCCAAGGTGTGCCTGCCGGACGGGCCGGAGGAGTTCACCCGTGCGCTGGCACGGCGCGGCTCACGGCGGCCCGTGGTGATCGGCGACGACCGGGCACTGCTGCGGGCGGTGTCGGCGCTGCACCGGCAGCGGGAGCTGGCCGGATGCGCACTGTCGGTGGTGCCGGTCGGGGGTGCCCTGTCGCTGGCCCGTTCGCTGGGGGTGCCGACGGGACCGGTGGCTGCGGCACGGGCCGTGCTGGAGGGCGCCGAGCGACGGCTGGACCTGCTCGTCGACGACAGCGACGGAGTGGTGCTGGGCACGCTGCGCATCCCGCCGGTCTCCCCGCGTCAGGAGGATCCGGCGGGACCTGTGGCGGTCTCGTCCGCAGCCGGACATCCGTGGCTGCGG from Streptomyces sp. 6-11-2 encodes:
- a CDS encoding diacylglycerol kinase family protein, whose translation is MATYPTSDQLLVVIDPVARRTDGESVRIAKDVLSAGASAKVCLPDGPEEFTRALARRGSRRPVVIGDDRALLRAVSALHRQRELAGCALSVVPVGGALSLARSLGVPTGPVAAARAVLEGAERRLDLLVDDSDGVVLGTLRIPPVSPRQEDPAGPVAVSSAAGHPWLRTCQSLVRTLVTRPPRATAVAGPGGPSRLRVEVDGETVVDLEQPVEAVSVTPGGGTGKAEVEVRRLSVGAEASPLLARGRTVTVSGAGFRYRADTVVSGPVRTRTWRVVEGAWGLTLPVTG